agcCAATTCAGTAGAGCTCATTGTTCAGATTTGTATTCAGTCATTCATTTTCTGTGGCGTAAAAACATATCAGAAAATAGATTTCAGAAAGAAAGTAGATTTAGACTTCTTAATCCAATTTTCCATCTTAATTAGCAATGCTTATTATTATCTTCAATTGCAGCTAAGCAACTACAATTCCTTTGAGGGAGTTCTCTACTGTAGACCTCACTTTGATCAGCTCTTCAAAAGAACTGGAAGTCTGGACAAAAGCTTTGAAGGTACTTAGAGAAAAAGTACATAACTCAAAATTgatttttacaaatgaaaaaAGTTACTGATAGATTAAAATTATTCCAGGGACACCCAAAATTGTGAAGCCAGAGAAAGATGAGGTAAGTGACAAATGAATAACTCGATCTTGTTGACATATGTGAGCATATTTTGTAAATAACTAATCTATGTTGAATATTTAAAACAGAAACCACAGGCAGCTAAAGTCTCAAGCATGTTTGTTGGAACAAGAGAGAAATGTTTTGGCTGCAAGAATACTGTCTATCCAACAGAAAAGGTATATATGCAGAAAGAATTAAACATACATATATAATAAGATCATACTCGTTCTGAATTAATTGACTCTAGATCTTGGATTTCGACTCTATTTATAGGTATCAGTGAATGGAACACCATACCACAAAAGCTGCTTCAAATGTAGCCATGGTGGCTGTACAATTAGCCCGTCCAACTATATTGCACACGAGGGCCGCCTCTACTGCAAGCATCACCATATTCAACTGATCAAGGAAAAAGGAAACTTAAGCCAGCTCGAGGGTGATCACGACAAGAACTCAGTTAAAGTCATCGCAGAATCATAAACTCCCAACCGTATATCACGTAGttcatcttcatctttttcttcttgcATTTTTACTGTCCGCTTTATTGATCTAGAATATGAATAATGGTTATTCATCTGCAGACTTCAGGATTTTCCATGAATGTACTTCCTTCTGCAGCCTAGTTTTCTCTCATCTGCTTCTATCAATTTGAATATTCTGAATCATATTTTAGGTGTCTGTGTTAACTTTTTTGCTTCTTGTCGGTGCGTAATAGACTGAACCTGTGAAACACAACGAGCTATATTTCACAAACTTAGCCAATACTTTTATAATAGTATCAACTTCTTAGCACCAGATTTCTAGAAGTATTCACCATTTTACCCAACTTAGGGTCCATCAAACTGTATAGGTAGTCTATATGAacagtagtgatgcatgctaaaaataaaagaaaatggagattttACGGAAAATTAtactttggtgacattcgtcctttgacaatcgccattctgcactgctttgttcctactccaaacaaagaaaaattgtgatttttcagagtggtggtcggtttgtggccttgatgccctaAGGAGTTTGAATTCACGGCCACTCCGTTGTCGAAGAACTGATTCTATGAGAGTGGTACCAAAATACTCGGAATACTCTATATCGCTTTCTGGAGACATTGGCTTTCTGTTGTTGCCCCGACTGTTTCATACCCAGATATCCAAAGTACCGCTAATCCTTGTCCCTAAAGCGAggaaatttttcctttaaaatcaaacttagttgtcttGCACCCAATATCAGTTTGTGTatgtagtgcttatcaacttttcccatGAATCAAGtcttgcttaggtgaccttttcagtttctttgagacactttgttCGGCTTAGCAAAAGAGATCACAGACGGATTCGTGCCTTTATTAATGTTGTATATGCCCCAAATTGTGCTCAGTATTACGAGAAAACTGTAGCCAGTTTTGCAGCCATTTCTTTGCTTCacttttgatgcaagattagaccgaaagggactcAAAAAATATTTATGGGAAAAACATAAGAGCAATtgaaagtaaaaaaaagaaattgtgTCTAAACAAAAGGTGACCCTTTTAGGGAGAAGGATagggagacttatctggaggtGTGCCcacttcaatgaatcatgacatgcattttggactagACTCCTGATCCgtctgagctgtctaattctcaaaattcGTCACAAATGTTCATTTTGAAATTGTCTTGGTTGTGCTTATGCCCGAGTATCGAAGACTCTCATTCGGCTAATAACGCCCTTTGCGGCTTTTCgctaactgacctctctcatttctctaaccatcgtcgccttatggtgcccatctgggttttcaccaataaaactctctcatttctctgctCTCTATCGCCTTATAGTGGCCATacaggttttcaccgataagactctcatttgtttTTGAAGATACTGCATGCGGAAGGTTGTCATACGCCCTTGTCATGGGgacttcaaacattctcaaagaTCGATTAGAAGTTTCTAACAGGGAAAAGGCGAAaagaaccttgaactgaattacaacttttggaactgtTTTTACAGGAAAAAAAACTGTAAAATAAAACAAACTTTTGCCTCAACtttggagtattgggaatatgAATTTTTTGTTGTGATGGGACTGAACCCAAGGTAagactgcctatgtatcctttcggaatcagatcAGACATAGTTCATTTACTCAAAAGATTTGTTGTTTgatttttctcttcctttttttccttttcatttttgcTTTTACAAGTTACATAAGTTCCAAAAAAGGGGAAAACAAAGATGACAAATACAGCTCAAAAGTGTGACACATATTTTAGATAATGAGCAGTGATATCCTTCGTCATCTCGATCTGAGAAAATCATGCGTGAAAGTTTCGCAGTAGGTATATATCAAacgtaatatcttttgactgcatctggattaatagtcatgtctgataccagtccttcttcatctaccaagtgcaaagCCCCTTATGGTAATACTTtgttgatgatgtagggtccttgccAGCTCGGGGCGGACTTTTCTTTAGTTTCTACCTAGTGTAAAAGGATGCATTTCAAAACGAGCTGGCCTACCTCTAAGTGCCTTGGGCACACTTTCTTGTTataagcgcgtgccattctttgctggtataactggccaAAACACACTGCTGAtagccatttttcatcaatcaacattAGATGTTCTAATCGGGTCTTGACCTACTCAATGTCTTTAATCTCCAATTCCACAATGATTCAGAGAGAGGGAATTTTGACTTCAACTGGTATTacagcttcagttccatataccaacagataaggagttgcacccaCTGATGTATGAGCAGTcgtgcggtatcccaaaagagcaaaaggcaacttttcatgccattgcctggacccttggatcatcttcctaagaatcttcttgatgttcttgttagcCGCTTCAACGACTCTATTGACTTTTGGCCGGTAAGtggtagaatggcgatgcataattttaaattgcttGCATACCTTCTTCACCAGATGACTATTTAGATTGGCcgcattgtcagtgataatgaTCTTTGGGAAACCAAAATGACAGATGATGCTGGAATGAACGAAGTATACCACTAttttcttggtgactgctttgaaagtaactgactccacccacttggtgaagtagtcaatggcaactAGAATGAATCTGTGTACCATTTGAAGCCTTTGTCTCGATTGGACcaataatatccattccccaagcaacgaaaggccaaggagaggacataAGATGAAACACTGATGGAGGCAAGTGAATCAGGTCgccatgaatctggcattggtgatACTTgtgaacaaaactgaagcaatttcgctccatagtaagccaataataccctgcccgcagaatcttcttcgccaaaccgtatccattcatgtgaggccCACATACCCCCCAAATGATCCGTTCAGCTTCTATGGAGTCTATGCATCTCAATAAGTTTAAATTTGGGgtcttttgtacaaaatttccccattcaggaagaaactACTAGCGAgccgccttatagttctttttttatCTCCCTTGGCATGCTCTGGGTACTCCTTTGTTTTCAAgaatcgttttatgtcatgataccatggttcaccatctggttctgcctcaattgtattgcagtaaccatgctgattccgaacttggatttGCAATGGATCAATATGAGTGTTGCttggataagggagcatcgaggctaagGTAGCCAAGGCGTcggctagctcgttgtgaaacctaggaatgtacctgaattcgaTGGATTTTAATCTTTTGCTCAGGTCTTTACACATTGtatgtatggaataagcttgatatctcgagtctcccatttgccttgggcttgccggataagcaagtcgaaatctcccataaccaatagttcatgcaccTCCAGATCGAGGGCCATTTTAAGACCCAGGATATAAGCTTTGTATTCTGTCGTATTATTAgtacagaagaaccgaagtcGGGTCGTTGCAGGGTAATGCTGTCCAATAAGTGAGACGAGGATTGCCCtgatcccaactcctttgatattgacaacCCCATCAAAATACACTTTCTATACATGGTTGTCGTCcggaactacttcctctattcAGTTGACCTCTTCGTCTGGGACGTATGTGCTAAGTGGCTTGTAatcatcatcaactggattctctgccaaatgatctgccaaagcttgtgctttcattgcggtgcgagtgacatagacgatgtcgaactctgtgagcaggatttgccattttgcaaGCCTGCCAAAAGATTtccttcaaaggatccattctggatatgaggtaagtagtataggccaaaagataatgccccagcttctgagcgacccaagtcaaggcacaatatgtcctttctaaaagggtgtaattaacctcataattggtgaacttctttCTCAAATAATAGATAGCATGTTCCTTTTTGCATGtcgcatcatgttgccccagaacgcatccaaagaaattatccatcactgatagatataaaaacaaaggcccaccaggttcaggtgggaccaatacaaggggttttgatagataatctttgatcttgtcaaagctttttggcaatcgtCTGTCCACTTGGTATCCgtatcctttttcagcaacttaaagatgggctcgcatGTGGTtatgagctgagcaatgaacctactgatgtagttcaacctcccgagcaaactcatgaccttcgttttgttcttcgggggtggcagatctctaatggactttatcttagatggatccaattcgatgcctTTCCGACAGACTATAAAATCGAGGAGTTTCCCAGAAGGAACCCCAAATGGACACTTGGCTGGATTGAGTTTAAGGTCATGCCTTCGAAGCcgttcgaagaactttttcaaatcgcGCATGTGATCAGCCtatgtctttgattttatgatgacatcaacgacatatacttcaatctctttgtgcatcatgtcgtgaaaaatgatagtcatggccctcatgtaagtttcccctgcattcttcagaccgaatgacatgaccctgtaacaataagtACCTCATGTAGTGGTGAAAAcggtcttttctgcatcatcctcatctattagaatctggtggtacctaacatagcaatccacgaatgattgtatctcatgctttgcgcaattatctacaagaatgtggatatttggtaaaggaaaattatcctttggacttgctttgttcaggtccctGTAGTCAATACAGATTCTtgtttttccatccttctttggcacatgtacaacatttgccacccaggtggtgtatcggaCAGCTCTGACCACATTGGCGCTcagttgcttcattatttccaCTTTGATTTTGTCACTCATGTCCGTTTTAAATTTACGTTGCTTTTGTTTgactggtggaaaatcaggatacgtGGGAAGCTTTTGATGTGTTATATTCAACCTCTTGATGTATTATTTCGAATTTAGACAGCTTTCTAAGATCTGGGTGTGAATTCCGCATGcgtgtcatgttattaaagccgacattaacaaaactgaaatggaaacaaaatgacaagaattaggaaaaggaaaagatacaaaacttaatacgaaactaaattgtatttcattgaagttgaaaggatagaagggttaacatcaaaataaaataattatactgagatgtttggattacaaccttgaaagtaacccaaagtacaaaaacaaaatgcaaaagcaaactaccaagactcgtTCCTTATGGAGAGAGGAGTTGTTTCCCAGTTGTTGAGCATGGTGTCTgggccaattagttgcatatcggtagaactagtgccttcaccagcctggatcatattcacttcagaaaataTATGG
This DNA window, taken from Nicotiana tabacum cultivar K326 chromosome 15, ASM71507v2, whole genome shotgun sequence, encodes the following:
- the LOC107806384 gene encoding LIM domain-containing protein WLIM1 translates to MAFAGTTQKCMACEKTVYLVDKLTADNRVYHKACFRCHHCKGTLKLSNYNSFEGVLYCRPHFDQLFKRTGSLDKSFEGTPKIVKPEKDEKPQAAKVSSMFVGTREKCFGCKNTVYPTEKVSVNGTPYHKSCFKCSHGGCTISPSNYIAHEGRLYCKHHHIQLIKEKGNLSQLEGDHDKNSVKVIAES